DNA sequence from the Acidobacteriota bacterium genome:
GTGAAAAATAAAAGTGCCCTGACTTCAGATTTTTATTCCAGCTTCAATGGCCCGGTGGCTTTGCCAAAGGTCGTTTGGGCGCGTTGCGAAAACCGTTCGGCTTCGTCGTGACGGGATTGACGGCCGTAAAGCCGCGCGAGTTCCCGCTGAAGCTGTGCGACTTCCAGATTTTCAATCCCAAAAAGCTTTTCCTTGATCGCCACCGCTCGTAGCAGATAACGCTCAGCAGCGCTGCTTCTGTCCTGAGCGGCACAAAGCGAGGCGAGTTTGACCAGTGTATTTGCAATTTCGTAATGGTCGGTATCAGACGAGGATTCGATGATTCCGATCGCGCCTCGGTACAACCGCTCTGCATCGTCAAATTTTTCCTGTTCGGCCATCAACTCCGCCAACCAGATCATTTCTGTGGCAACCGAAATATGATTCATCCCCTTGACCTGCATCCGCATTTCCAAGGCTTCGCCGGCCAATTGCTCCGCTTCGGCGACATTTCCGCGTTTGCGCTCCAAACAGCTCAGGTCGTGATACAAACCTGCAATCCGCAAACTTTCGGCATCAGACGATTGCTGATAAATCCTCAACGCGCGCCAGTAATACTTCGCCGCTTTGTCGAACCGCCCGCGCTCCTGGTGAAGAATTGCCAGGTGATGCTGGATTTCCGCCACTTCCTCGCTTTGGGTTTCAGAAATCGTTTTGGCCGATACCAATGCGCGTTGCAGAAAGTCCTCCGCTTCGCGGTAACGGCCCTGCGCCTGATACAAACTTCCCATTCGTCGCAGCACGATTGGGCGCAAGCTTTCCATTTCCGGATCAACGCCTGTGCGCTCAACCAGCTTGCTCAATCGCCCAAAAAGCCGCTCGGTTTTGGCAAAATCTCCCTGCTCCTGGTAAACCGTCGCCAGTTGATTCAGAAAATGCGCCAACCGGGTCAAATCAACGCCTTCGGCGCTTTCCAGCAATTCCAGAGATTTCATCCACAACGATCTTGCTTGTTGCTTTTCTGCGATTGTGCGGGAATTGATTGAAAGATTCCCTGTCAGCGTCAGAGCGTTGTACGGCATCGTGATTGTAGTAATGTTTGATGTCATCTCCGTAATCGAACTCCTTCTCCTGCTTACCGTTAGCCGTTGCTCTGACGCTCTTTCAGTCAAGAAATCTTTTGTCGTTCGCCTCCCTCCAGAACTACATGCGATAAAACCTGGCAAAATCCTTTATTCCTGCAAAAAATTTTTCGTTCCTTCCCTCATTGCCTTTCTTACTGAGAGCACAAGGCGCGGCAGGAATCTAATTGAATCCTCGCCTCAGAATATCAACCGGATTCTTAATCCGCTCCTTGTCGCTCGTCAGTTCCCGCAATCCCGGAAAGCACGCGGTGCGATCCGGGGGCGCGAAATTTTGCCGGAGCCTGAAATCTGCCTGAAATTTTGAATGAACACGGGGGCAATTGCCCCTCCTCAACCGCAAATTATTGCCTTCTCCCCAATCACTTGCGGCGATCTTTCAACGTCGCGCAGTGTATGCAGATTCCCGATTCGGCTCATGAGGCTTTGGTGACGAATTGGTGATGAATTGGTGAGGATTGATACAAGACGGTCAGACCAAATACCACCGCTTTCCCGAACTCCGCGGCCATGTGACAAAAGCGCATATTTGTGCGCTGCCCAATTCCGGCAGGTTGCGGTAGCATCGGCGCGCATTCAACGCTTACCTTTGAATTCGGGAAACTTCAAAACAGATATGGAACCAAACAACGGAACAATCCGCGTTGCCATTGTGGAAGACGACCGGTCACTGCGCGAAGGGCTGGGACTTTTGATCAACGCCACGCCCGGTTACAACTGCCAACATAGCTACGGTTCGGTCGAAGACGCGCTTCGCGACATCAACCAACCCGCTGGGCAAGCCGATGGACAAAACTTGCCAGACATTTTGCTGCTGGATATTCATCTTCCGGGGATGCTAGGATCAGACGGCGTCAAGCTGTTCCGAGAAAAATTCCCATCCATGCAGGTGTTGATGCTGACGGTATATGCCGAACAGGACAAAATCTTTGAATCCATCTGCAACGGCGCTTGCGGGTACTTGCTGAAAAAAACTCCCCCCGCCAAATTGCTCGAAGCGATTCGCGAAGCGCATGAAGGCGGCGCTCCAATGTCGCCGGAAATCGCTCGCAAGGTCGTGACCTTGTTTCAAAACACCCGCCAGCCCGAAAAAATCGAAGAACAGTTGACCCAACAGGAAATCAAGTTGCTGCAATTTCTGTCCGACGGGCACAGTTATCAAAGCGCCGCCGGGCAATTGAACATCAGTGTGAACACGGTTCGAAATTACATTCGCAGCATTTACGAGAAACTTCACGTCCATTCAAAAAACGAAGCCGTTGGTAAAGCGCTCCGAAGCGGCATCATCTCTTGAAGTGTTTGTGATTCCGTTATGCCCAAATCGCCTCAATCTGAGCTGCAATTTCCACCCTATCGAATCCCAGCCGGAGTTGACCTGCTGTACCGCGACAACAAGATCGTTGCGCTGGAACGCCGCGCCGTACAAGTGTTGCGGTATCTGGTCGCCAATCACGACCGCGTGGTTTCCAAAGACGAGTTGCTGGAAGCCGTCTGGCCCGACACCTTCATCACCGACGGCGTGTTGAAACGCGCGATTTCCCAGGCTCGCCGCGCGTTGGGCGATGGAGCCGAAGAGTCAAAATTCATCGAAACCTACCACGGCAGAGGGTATCGGTTTGTCGCCGATGTCATCACGAAAAGTCTGGCGCCGACGGAACCCGAACCCGCTCAAGCGGCGATCAAACCGGATCTGACTGCCTTGGCAAATGCGGAAACAGGTTTCTTTGCCGGAGAAAACCTGGTTGCGGTACCCCCCTTTTCTGCGGACGCAACAAAACCGGCGCAGATCATTTCCGGCGTTCCCGATTACAACCAGCTTGTCGGGCGCGAAATCGAACTGGCGCAATTGCACGGCGATTACCGCCGCATATTGGAAGGCGTTGGCCGCCCCGTGCTGCTGATCGGCGAAAGCGGCGTCGGTAAAACCCAGCTTTCGCGCGAATTCGCCAACCAGGTGCGAACGCAGGAAGCGGTTTGTCTGTATACGCAGTTTTTTGATTATCAAGCCAGCCGTTTGGCTCCCTACGAAATTTTCCTCGACCTGCTGCGCACCATTTTGGGCGTCAACATCGCCAACCGCGAAGAATGCGATTTGCGCGTGCTGGCGCGAAATCATTTCGGCGTTGAATTGCCGGACGAATTGTTTACCGACGCCAGAATCAACAGCCAGATTCGATTGACGACCAATACGGGCGCGTTGCGGTTGGATGACGCGTCGCCATACGCCACGCGTCCGCTGGGAGCGCCGACGGCCAAAACTTCTTCAACCGCTTCATTGCGCGCCGTTGCCCCCATCGGCCAATGCTTCATTCGCGCCAGCCATCATCGCCCGCTGGTTATGATTCTGGACGACATTCAGTGGGCGGACGCCGCCAGCCGCGAAGTCATCGGTTATCTGATGCGAACGTTGCGCAGCGAACCGCTGATGATCGTCTGTCTGGCGCGCGCCGAATCCGTCAACGACCGCGAAACCAGTTTTGCCGAATGGCTGAAACAACTGGCCGGGTATCGCAGCTACACGACATTGACACTGAAACCACTGGACGAAACTGCCTGCCGTTTGGCCATCGAGGCTGTGTTCGGGCAGGCGATCAGCGTTCCTTCGCAGGATTTACAAACGCTGCATCAAACCACGGGCGGCAATCCGTACTTCCTGATCGAAATGCTACGGTTGTTGGTGGCGGAGCGCGCCATCAGTTTCAATCCGCAACCGGAACCGCACTGGGATTGGAATGGCATCAGGGATTTGTCGCTGCCGGTGACGATTGTCATGGCCGCGCAAGCCAAACTGGATAGATTGAACGATGATGTTCGCGAATTGGTGGAATCCGCCGCGGTCATCGGTGAAGAGTTCCGCGTGGAAACGCTCTCCAGCATGATGGGCCGCAACGAAACCGAAATCGAGCGCTTGATGTTGGAAGGCGTACGTCGCGGCGTGCTGTCCGAACGCGGTGTGACCGGCGACAACGACGCGCGCTTTTATCACAACACGCTGCGCCGCGTTTTGTACGAAGCGTTGCCGCAACGTCGTCGCAAGCGGCTGCACATTGCGGCGGCGCAGGCAATCGAAACGCTGCATCAAACCGAATTGGACCGCGTTGCCGAAGCCATCAGCGCGCATTACGAACGCGCCGAACATCACGAACACGCGTTTGAATGGAGTATTCGCGCCTGGCAAGCAGCCAGCAGCCGTTTGTCCTGGAACGAGGCAGTGATTTGCATCGAACGCGCAGAACATGCCGCCGCCGAAATGGCCAAAAGCAGCGGAAACAATCTGGCGCCGGTCGAACGGCTGAAATTGCTCTTTGCCCTGGGCGAAACGAATTTCGCCGTTGGCAGGTTGAAGGAATCCGACCGGTTTTACGGTGAAGCCATACATCTTGCCCGCAGCATCGGCGACCGTTCCAGTCTGGCAACCGCGTTGCTGGAACAGGGCCAATCGCGGTTGAGCCTGAACCTGTATAACGAAGCCATCGCTGTCACCAAACAGGCGCTGGAAATTTACCGTTTGATGGACGACCACGAAGGCGCAGCGTTGGCCATGCTGCAACTCGGTGGCGTCGAAGTGCGAATTGGAAATTACGAGCAGGCGGTCAGTTTGGCGCAGCAGGCGTTGCAAAAAACGGCGCTCAATTCCCAGGTGGCGGCCATTGCGTTTGGCTTGCTCGGTTGGGCGCGAGCGCTGCAAGGCCATTTTACCGAGGGCGTGCCCCTACTGGAACGCGCCGTGGATTACCTGACGAATGTGGGAGATGTGCAGCGTCGTGTGCTGTTATTGCGCCGCAGCCATTGGGCGGAATTGAGCCGCGGGCGGTATGAAACCGCCATCGAAATGGCGATGCGCGCGCGCGACGACGCGCAACGGTTGGGCGATGCCAACGGCGAAGCCAAAATGGATATGGGCATCGGCCAGGCGCGCATTGCGCAAGGATTGCACGAAGAAGGCATCGCGCTGCTTAAACGTGCACAGGAAAAATTGCACGCTGTTGGCGCAACGCACGGCGAAGCAGAAACCTACTGGCTGCTGGGTCGCGCCTACTGCGAACTTGGGCGATTGGAAGAAGCGCGTAAGTTGTTGACTCAGGCCTACGAACAGATTTTGGAAATCGGCGACCGCGACGACGAATTCCGCGTGATGACCGATCTGGCTCGGCTTTCGCTGGCCGAAGGCGACGCGAGCGCTGCGCTGCAATTTACGGAAAGCGCCACGGCCATTGCCGAAGAATTGCATAACCGCGATTGGATCGGCGTGATTCTGACCGTACAAGCTGCCGCCTTACTGGCGCTCGGCAAACCCGACGAAGCGCTGGCGACCATCGAACGCGCGTTAACATCGCTTGAAGAAATCGAATCCGGCGAACGCTGGCGCGCTTATTGGGCCAAAGCGCAAATTCAGGAAGCCAAAGCGCCATCTTTGCCGGAAGCCCTGCCCGCGTTGACGACGACAATGGAACTGCTGGACGAAATTCGCCAGCAACTGGCGCAGGACGAAGGACGATTTACGGCCATCACACAATCCCGCCGCGCACCGGCAGCAGAATTTCATGCCATGCTGACAAGGTTCGGCCTGCTGGAACGGGCCGACCAAGTGGCGAAAAGCTGGGGGCTGTAAACAACAAAGCCTTGCAGCTTCTTTTTCCACGTGTGAAATTCCCTGCACTCCCTGAAACTCACTCTTCCAGCAGCTTCCCCGCGAACACCTTCTGCCGCCTGGGTACGCAAGCGTCCTCGCTTGCCACCTGTAAAAAGCGCGAAGCTTCCGAATCCAGCCTTCGCAAAAAAGAGTTTTCCAGCAAAGCAGAATAAAGGATGCTGCGCGGCTTCTTTCCCCAGCAGGCGGGGACGCCTGCGTACCCATCACTCTTCCAGCAGCTCCCCCGCGAACACCTTCTGCCGCCTGGGTACGCAAGCGTCCTCGCTTGCCACCTGTAAAAAGCGCGAAGCTTCCGAATCCTGCCTTCGCAAAAGAAAGTTTTCCAGCAAGTCAGAACAAGGATGCTGCGCGGCTTCTATCACAGCAGGCGGGGACGCCTGCGTACCCATCAATCTTCCAGCAGCTCCCCCGCGAACACCTTCTGCCCGTTTGGGTACGCACCGCTTCCAGCGTGCGGTCTCGGCAGCGGACCAACAAATGCTGAAAGAGCATCCTCCGGCAGCCAGCGGCCCCTCGCCACGTCTGCACGCTGGAAGCGATGCGTACCCAGGCTTCACTCTTCCAGCAGCTTCCCCGTGAACACCTTCTGCCCGCCCAGCGACGTGTAGAACGCAAATACAGCGAGCGTCAGCATAGCAATCAATGGAATCAGGCCCGCTGCTGCATACCATCTTGAAAAGTCGAGTGTGTAGGGGAAGTTGCTAGTCGCATAGCTAGTGAGTAGGAAGCTGGCAAATGCCACCAAGCCATAACGCCACATCAAAAGGGCCCCAACCAACCAAAGCAAGATACCAGTGGCCAAATCTACCCAACTGCCATATGCCGCCAGGCCACAGATAAGTGCGAAGAGCGCTATAGCCAGCCAATCACGGCGCACCAGGATACGCAGCAGAAAAAAGAAGAAGAGGAACCACAATGCAATGAACATTGCGTGGTGGGGAAGGATCACCAGACTGCTGATGGTTAGGCGCAAGCTACTCAGGTTTTTCAGCGTTGTCGCCAGAGTCCCAGGGAAGGGTGCTAAATCAAAAAAATTTATCCTAAGTAGAGAAATCAATCTAAAGAGAAGACTGAGCAGGATGATGGCCAAAATGCCGAACAGTATATCTCTGCCTACTAAAGGATCGCGCACCTTCCCCGCCAAGACCCGGCTCCAGGAAATTAGCATGTCTGGCCAGCGCCGCCTGACATAAGGTTCAAGCGACATGTATAAAATCCAAGTGAAGCATGCGAGATAAAAGCCCATGCCCTCGTTCACTGCTGTCATCTGTGAACCAAGGTATATGGCGACTTGATAGCTTAGGAAGATATAGGCCATTAGCCTAAAGGCACCCTTACGGTCACCTCGCCCCTGACGCAGGTTACGCCATGCCAGCCACCCGCCAAACAGCAAGATGGCCCAGTAGGTTACGGTCAAAAACCAAACGACCACTTTGCTGGGAAGTTGAACCGCCACTCCTCGATTAGGCGTCGTCCACTGACCAATCACTTCAAAATAAACTGGCTTGCCGTGCCAGGCGGCGGCTTCCACGCGCAGCGGCAAATCAGGCTGTTCCGGGAATGTCCCGCTCCACGCCGCACGCGTGTCAAAGGCTGAGGGTGGCGTCCATTTCGGTTCCGTTGCGGTCAGACGTGCGACATCAATCTCGGCGGCTGAAAAGAGTCTGGCCCAATTATCTTGAGCAGGCTGTGACGAATGACTTGGGCCTTCATCAAGCGTCGGCGGTTCGGCGGAAAAGCGCAGCAGCCGTCCTTGCATATCCAACTTGATGCACACCATGCCTGGGGTCTGTGGCGGATCGTTTTCCCTCACCCGCGACATATCAGGAAGCTGGCCCCATAGCACCGGATCAGGGTCATCTTTTGGCAGAAGTTGTTGAGGGCTTTTCCGATACCAAAAGAAGATAGGAGCAGGCCGACTTCGGCTAAAACGCTGCCACCATTCGCTGGCGGGAATTTGTCGCCGGACGTAGTTCAGATAATCGCCATCATACTCAAAGCCCTGCGCGCTGTCGGTCGGACGTTCCGGGTAACCGAGTTGGGCGCTGATTTCGCGCGCCTTTTGCGACAGGATTTCAGGCGAATGTTCAAATGGCGTTACATCAAACATTCTCCTGCGGCTTTGGTCATACACCAACGCGAGCAGACCAACGATGATGGTAATCAAGCACACGACCGCAACCGGCGGACGCAGCCCGGTCTTTTGCCCTGAAGCTGCGACCATCTCCGGCGATGGCGTTTCGCCTAAAGCCAGCGCCGCCGCCAACGGATCGCCGCCCGGCAAGGCGTCCGCCACTTGTTTGGCTGAAGCCAATCGCTTTGCGGGATCTTTCTCCAAACAACGCAAGATCACGCGCTCGACCAGCGGATCAATGTCCTTCACCCAGTTCGAGGGATTGGGCGGCGAACTGCTTTCGTGCAGGCGTTGCAATTCTTGCAGTGAGTTGGCTTCAAACACTCGCTTGCCCGTGAAGATTTCGTAAAGCACCAGCCCCAGCGCATAAATGTCGCTTTTGGTCGTGACTTCTTTGCCAGCGAATTGTTCGGGCGACATATAAGCCGGCGTTCCAGCGAACACTTCTTCATGGCCAATCTGTTCGGCGAACCCGGCCAGTCCGAAATCCGTGATGCGGACGCGGCCTTTGCCGTCCAGCATGACGTTTGCCGGTTTCAAATCTCGATGCAGCACGCCCGCTTCGTGCGCGGCGGCCAGTCCGGCGCAAAGCTGATTGGCGATTTCGACGGCTTTGTCGGCGGGCAAACGACCGATGCGACGCAGCAGCGACGACAGGTCTTCGCCGTCCACGTATTCCATCGAAAGAAAGTGCAGCTTGCCGGATGAAGTCGTCACTTCGCCGATGTCGTGAACGCGGCAGACGTTCGGATGC
Encoded proteins:
- a CDS encoding tetratricopeptide repeat protein, which translates into the protein MPYNALTLTGNLSINSRTIAEKQQARSLWMKSLELLESAEGVDLTRLAHFLNQLATVYQEQGDFAKTERLFGRLSKLVERTGVDPEMESLRPIVLRRMGSLYQAQGRYREAEDFLQRALVSAKTISETQSEEVAEIQHHLAILHQERGRFDKAAKYYWRALRIYQQSSDAESLRIAGLYHDLSCLERKRGNVAEAEQLAGEALEMRMQVKGMNHISVATEMIWLAELMAEQEKFDDAERLYRGAIGIIESSSDTDHYEIANTLVKLASLCAAQDRSSAAERYLLRAVAIKEKLFGIENLEVAQLQRELARLYGRQSRHDEAERFSQRAQTTFGKATGPLKLE
- a CDS encoding response regulator transcription factor; this encodes MEPNNGTIRVAIVEDDRSLREGLGLLINATPGYNCQHSYGSVEDALRDINQPAGQADGQNLPDILLLDIHLPGMLGSDGVKLFREKFPSMQVLMLTVYAEQDKIFESICNGACGYLLKKTPPAKLLEAIREAHEGGAPMSPEIARKVVTLFQNTRQPEKIEEQLTQQEIKLLQFLSDGHSYQSAAGQLNISVNTVRNYIRSIYEKLHVHSKNEAVGKALRSGIIS
- a CDS encoding AAA family ATPase yields the protein MPKSPQSELQFPPYRIPAGVDLLYRDNKIVALERRAVQVLRYLVANHDRVVSKDELLEAVWPDTFITDGVLKRAISQARRALGDGAEESKFIETYHGRGYRFVADVITKSLAPTEPEPAQAAIKPDLTALANAETGFFAGENLVAVPPFSADATKPAQIISGVPDYNQLVGREIELAQLHGDYRRILEGVGRPVLLIGESGVGKTQLSREFANQVRTQEAVCLYTQFFDYQASRLAPYEIFLDLLRTILGVNIANREECDLRVLARNHFGVELPDELFTDARINSQIRLTTNTGALRLDDASPYATRPLGAPTAKTSSTASLRAVAPIGQCFIRASHHRPLVMILDDIQWADAASREVIGYLMRTLRSEPLMIVCLARAESVNDRETSFAEWLKQLAGYRSYTTLTLKPLDETACRLAIEAVFGQAISVPSQDLQTLHQTTGGNPYFLIEMLRLLVAERAISFNPQPEPHWDWNGIRDLSLPVTIVMAAQAKLDRLNDDVRELVESAAVIGEEFRVETLSSMMGRNETEIERLMLEGVRRGVLSERGVTGDNDARFYHNTLRRVLYEALPQRRRKRLHIAAAQAIETLHQTELDRVAEAISAHYERAEHHEHAFEWSIRAWQAASSRLSWNEAVICIERAEHAAAEMAKSSGNNLAPVERLKLLFALGETNFAVGRLKESDRFYGEAIHLARSIGDRSSLATALLEQGQSRLSLNLYNEAIAVTKQALEIYRLMDDHEGAALAMLQLGGVEVRIGNYEQAVSLAQQALQKTALNSQVAAIAFGLLGWARALQGHFTEGVPLLERAVDYLTNVGDVQRRVLLLRRSHWAELSRGRYETAIEMAMRARDDAQRLGDANGEAKMDMGIGQARIAQGLHEEGIALLKRAQEKLHAVGATHGEAETYWLLGRAYCELGRLEEARKLLTQAYEQILEIGDRDDEFRVMTDLARLSLAEGDASAALQFTESATAIAEELHNRDWIGVILTVQAAALLALGKPDEALATIERALTSLEEIESGERWRAYWAKAQIQEAKAPSLPEALPALTTTMELLDEIRQQLAQDEGRFTAITQSRRAPAAEFHAMLTRFGLLERADQVAKSWGL
- a CDS encoding protein kinase, whose product is MTPERWQHIKHLVNSALEQNAEQRSAVLQQSCADDLSLRRGAEALLSFHEQATRNLVNAPAQAIGKLSSVGTMPPERWQQIEQIFQSALELDAAQRAAFLAEACGNDDELRHEVEALLVFQTGMSGVIQGAVQQAAGLLDNSTAKARFTPGMTLNKRYRIIGLLGRGGMGEVYRADDLKLGHPVALKFLTEKLSNDKAMLTRFHSEVSMAHRVTHPNVCRVHDIGEVTTSSGKLHFLSMEYVDGEDLSSLLRRIGRLPADKAVEIANQLCAGLAAAHEAGVLHRDLKPANVMLDGKGRVRITDFGLAGFAEQIGHEEVFAGTPAYMSPEQFAGKEVTTKSDIYALGLVLYEIFTGKRVFEANSLQELQRLHESSSPPNPSNWVKDIDPLVERVILRCLEKDPAKRLASAKQVADALPGGDPLAAALALGETPSPEMVAASGQKTGLRPPVAVVCLITIIVGLLALVYDQSRRRMFDVTPFEHSPEILSQKAREISAQLGYPERPTDSAQGFEYDGDYLNYVRRQIPASEWWQRFSRSRPAPIFFWYRKSPQQLLPKDDPDPVLWGQLPDMSRVRENDPPQTPGMVCIKLDMQGRLLRFSAEPPTLDEGPSHSSQPAQDNWARLFSAAEIDVARLTATEPKWTPPSAFDTRAAWSGTFPEQPDLPLRVEAAAWHGKPVYFEVIGQWTTPNRGVAVQLPSKVVVWFLTVTYWAILLFGGWLAWRNLRQGRGDRKGAFRLMAYIFLSYQVAIYLGSQMTAVNEGMGFYLACFTWILYMSLEPYVRRRWPDMLISWSRVLAGKVRDPLVGRDILFGILAIILLSLLFRLISLLRINFFDLAPFPGTLATTLKNLSSLRLTISSLVILPHHAMFIALWFLFFFFLLRILVRRDWLAIALFALICGLAAYGSWVDLATGILLWLVGALLMWRYGLVAFASFLLTSYATSNFPYTLDFSRWYAAAGLIPLIAMLTLAVFAFYTSLGGQKVFTGKLLEE